A genomic window from Peromyscus maniculatus bairdii isolate BWxNUB_F1_BW_parent chromosome 1, HU_Pman_BW_mat_3.1, whole genome shotgun sequence includes:
- the Nudt19 gene encoding acyl-coenzyme A diphosphatase NUDT19: MSVPLRSGRSTWRRAATVVLAAGWNRPSPGAPQSADDFRLLLLERAPNQRFMPGAHVFPGGVLDAADSSADWLRLFAPRHTPSRFGLGPAPPQHPSFPGLVHDNAHAGALPDDVALRICAVREAFEEAGVLLLRPRDSAPASPGPGLALSPPPGLADWRSRVRSDPRCFLQLCEHLDCTPDIWALSNWGGWLTPYGRGTRRFDTTFLLCCLRETPPVDPDLTEVVGYKWLSPSEATERFLSKEIWLAPPQFYEMRRLETFDSLSALYRFSSDHPLEITEKWLPIVLLTADGSINLLPGDELYVKDSDFLEKPMSTDKKTEELVKEGKVVNRMVIHSLYHYELYVSLLSKDKLVYPKNYVVNKSLPAHL; the protein is encoded by the exons ATGAGCGTCCCGTTGCGATCCGGCCGGAGCACCTGGCGGCGGGCAGCCACCGTGGTGCTAGCCGCGGGCTGGAACCGTCCGAGTCCCGGCGCCCCTCAGTCTGCCGACGACTTCCGGCTGCTGCTTCTCGAGCGCGCCCCAAACCAGCGCTTCATGCCAGGCGCGCACGTCTTCCCGGGCGGAGTGCTGGACGCCGCCGACAGCTCGGCCGATTGGCTGCGACTGTTCGCGCCCCGGCACACACCGTCGCGCTTCGGCCTGGGCCCGGCGCCGCCTCAGCACCCCTCTTTCCCGGGGCTCGTCCACGACAACGCGCACGCCGGGGCGCTGCCCGATGATGTAGCGCTGCGCATCTGCGCTGTCCGCGAGGCCTTCGAGGAGGCTGGGGTGCTGCTGCTGAGGCCGCGGGACTCGGCGCCGGCTTCCCCGGGGCCCGGCCTGGCGCTGTCGCCTCCGCCGGGCCTGGCCGACTGGCGCTCGCGCGTGCGCAGTGACCCGCGCTGCTTCCTGCAGCTGTGCGAGCACCTGGACTGCACGCCCGACATCTGGGCTCTGAGCAACTGGGGCGGCTGGCTCACGCCGTACGGGCGTGGCACCCGCCGCTTCGACACCACCTTCCTCCTGTGCTGCCTGCGCGAGACCCCGCCGGTGGATCCCGACCTCACCGAGGTGGTGGGCTACAAG TGGTTGTCTCCATCAGAGGCAACTGAGCGTTTCCTGTCCAAAGAAATCTGGCTGGCACCACCGCAGTTCTATGAAATGAGAAGACTTGAAACTTTCGACTCTCTCTCCGCTCTGTACAGATTTTCTTCAGATCACCCTTTAGAAATAACCGAGAAATGGCTGCCGatagtacttttaactgctgatgGCTCCATCAATCTTCTCCCAG GAGATGAGCTGTATGTGAAAGACTCAGATTTCTTAGAAAAACCAATGTCTACTGACAAAAAGACTGAAGAACTCGTGAAGGAAGGCAAAGTGGTTAACCGAATGGTGATCCACAGTCTCTACCACTATGAACTCTATGTGTCTCTGCTGTCCAAGGATAAGCTCGTGTACCCTAAGAACTACGTAGTGAATAAGAGCCTGCCTGCCCACTTGTGA
- the Rpsa2 gene encoding LOW QUALITY PROTEIN: small ribosomal subunit protein uS2 (The sequence of the model RefSeq protein was modified relative to this genomic sequence to represent the inferred CDS: inserted 2 bases in 1 codon; deleted 1 base in 1 codon) — protein sequence MSGALDVLQMKEEDVLKFLAAGTHLGGTNLDFQMEQYIYKRKSDGIYIINLKRTREKLLLAAQAVIAIENPADVSVISSRNTGQRAVLKFATATGATPIADRFTPGTFTNQIQAAFREPRLLVVTDPRAAHQPLTEASYVNLPTIALCNXDSPLCYVDIAIPCNNKGAHSVGLMWWMLAREVLRMRGTISREHPWEVMPDLYFYRDPEEIEKEEQAAAEKAVTKEEFQGEWTAPAPEFTAAQPEVADWSEGVQVPSVPIQQFPTEGWSAQPATEDWSAAPTAQATEWFGATTEWS from the exons ATGTCCGGAGCCCTTGACGTCCtgcagatgaaggaggaggatgtCCTCAAATTCCTTGCTGCAGGAACCCACTTAGGTGGCACCAACCTTGACTTTCAGATGGAGCAGTACATCTACAAAAGGAAAAGTGATGGAATCTACATCATAAACCTGAAGAGGACCCGGGAGAAGCTGCTGCTTGCAGCCCAG GCTGTTATTGCCATTGAGAACCCTGCTGATGTCAGCGTCATCTCCTCCAGGAACACCGGGCAGCGAGCTGTGCTGAAGTTTGCTACCGCCACTGGAGCCACTCCGATTGCTGACCGCTTCACCCCTGGGACCTTCACTAACCAGATCCAAGCAGCCTTCAGGGAGCCACGCCTTCTAGTGGTGACTGATCCCAGAGCTGCCCACCAGCCCCTCACAGAGGCGTCTTATGTTAACCTGCCCACCATTGCCCTGTGTAA AGACTCTCCTCTGTGCTATGTGGACATTGCCATCCCATGCAACAATAAGGGAGCTCACTCAGTGGGTCTGATGTGGTGGATGCTGGCCCGGGAAGTACTCCGCATGCGTGGCACTATCTCCCGTGAGCACCCATGGGAAGTTATGCCTGATCTTTACTTCTACAGAGACCCAGAGGAGATTGAGAAGGAGGAACAGGCCGCTGCTGAGAAGGCTGTGACCAAGGAGGAATTCCAGGGCGAATGGACTGCACCAGCTCCTGAGTTCACTGCTGCTCAGCCAGAGGTGGCAGACTGGTCCGAGGGTGTGCAGGTGCCCTCTGTACCCATCCAGCAGTTCCCTACTGAAGGCTGGAGTGCCCAGCCTGCCACTGAGGACTGGTCAGCAGCTCCCACAGCGCAGGCCACCGAGTGGTTTGGAGCCACCACTGAGTGGTCCTGA